CTAATTTCTCTGCCGAGAACGCATAATTCAGCTCCCAAATTTTTCCAAAAATCTGCCGTAAGCCAAGAACAAATATTTGCTTGAGTTGATATATGTATAGGAATTTGCGGAATTTCTTTTTTTACATATTGAAATATGCCGGGATCTGAAATAATGATGCCATCGGGATTTAACGTTTTCAGCGTTTTTGCAAATTTTTCAAGTCTGTCAACATCTTTATTATGCGAAAACAAATTAAGCGTCAGATACACTTTTTTCTCGATATTATGCGCAAAGGAAATTCCCTCTTCCATTTCCTCCAAGAGAAATTCTGATTTTACTCTTAACGACATTTCGGGAATGCCGGCATAAACAGCATCAGCTCCGTAAAGGAACGCTGTTTTTAGTTTAGATAGAGATCCTGCCGGCAATAAAAGTTCTGGTTTTTTCATATAAGGTAATTTGACGGTAGCTGTAGTGCTTGTTCAAACATAGTTTTATAAAAATTTTGCTGACAGTCTTAAGCTTTAATATTCAATAAACATGCAATTGTAAGTAGGGGAAAATTGTAATATTATCGTTGTCGTGAACTAACTGTAATTCCATTGCCATTGCAAGAATAAGAATATCAAAAGTAGAGAGTTTGGGTTTTCTTTCTGAGAGCGGGGTCATGATGTGTTCAACTTTATATATTTTGTCGCAACTTAGATTGTGGTAGCGGTGTAAATCGTACGGGTAAAAAATAAGTCTGTTTCTTATAAGGAACTTTTATGAATATCAGGATCTGCCAAGCGACAAAAAGTCTAACTATCCAACAGGTAGTAATGACGGTACTGCGCTTTATTTGACATGCCTATTTTTCATGTATTCTTTATATGGAGAAAAACCTGCCTCTTTAAAAATTTCCCGCATTTTTTTCAATAGCTTTTGCAGTTTTTGCTAATTTTTTATCGGGTTTTGTTTCGAGTTTTTTTAGGTTTTTTTTCTTGGTTTTCTAGTTTGCTCATCGGTTTTAAATCTCCATTATTATAAAGGATAAATTTAGGAATAAAAAATATATATGTTATTTTAGCGTTTTCCGCTGATATTATCAAGTTCTTGCAAAATAATTATCTATAAACTAAGCAAAAGAGGGAGTTGCAAGTGATTGATTAAAGAGGTTGCAGTTTGGTAAAACAAAAACAGAGATCCAAAATCCGAAAACGGGAGAATAAAATAAGATGGAATAAATGAGTAAAGTAATTGCAGTTTTGTTAGTTGTGTTTTTAGATTTTAATTCTGTTGTAAGGGCAGAGGACTTACACAAATAAATGAAGCGGCGCGCGCGATAAATAATAGAAGATCTATTCTAAAAAGGAAGTAAAACAACCGCCCTCTCTTGTTATTATGTAATAGCGATTTGTTTATCCCCACTACTTGGAATATGCCTTCTTGTTGGCGCTGCTTTATGGAATTTAAGCAATGAAGGGCAAATGAAAGAAGGGAGCCGCGTCGTGGCGTGGAAATTGGGTGTGTATGTTGTTGCTCTAATTGGGTATTGTAAAATATATTATAATATAGGGGGGGGGGTAATTCCCTTTTTCCTGTACCCCGAGGTAAAGGAAGAAAAGTTAAGCGCTGTTATAAAAATAAAAAAATATGTTAAAATGCTCGGTGCGTTCTATAGAGGAAAAATTATTAAATTTAGTGAACGCTTTTGGCGGCGATAAAACTTCTTTTGTTAGACTTTTATTTCTTTTTAGTATGTCCGATAACTAGCGTCTGTGCCATGAATTTATTCCTTATTAATTATTATTATTGCGGCGTATTCTGACATAAGTGGAATGAAAAGAGATGGTATTATTGATGGAAGGATCAAAAGAATTCCTGTTAAACCAGTTTGATAAACAGCTTTACAGAATAATTGATAATGACTTTGAAAAAATAAAAGAATTATATCGGAAATTTCATGATAGAAGTCGTGAAGATCTAATTAAAATGACATACCAGAGGTATCCATCGTATGCAAAAAACAGTAAAAATCTGGATATTTAACAAATCAAACTCAAAATGAAATTAAGAAAATAATACCTGATAATAAAACGACTTTATTTGATGTCGGTTACGAAAGTAAGAGTTTAGAAGTTTATCTAAACTTATTGATATAAAAACTCTCATCGATATCAGGAAAAGCCTGGTAAAAAAGGTTATTCAATCGGATATTATAATAACGTAGAATAGACGATAGTCGCTGAGACGTTAGTTTGTTGGTTTTCCGAATACTGTTTATAATTTATAATCAAACACCTAAATCTCATTTTTTGCCGACAATTTTAAAAACCTTAGTTGAGCAATGAGGGCACACGCCCGAAACGGCTTTAATGCCGTTTTTCATCACTACGTCTTGAGGATCTTTCACTTCAACCTGTTTTTTGCATTTCATACATCTCGCTTCTGCCATAAACTATACCTCTATATTTTTTATATTTTATTTTACTGTATTTCTGTATTTGGAAAGCGGGCGATGGGAATCGAACCCACATCTCCGACTTGGGAAGCCGGGGTTTTACCACTATACTACGCCCGCAAGAAAGCGGCTCGCAACGACTTTCTCCAATATGCTGAGCTGACCAAGAGTATCATTAGAGTTTATACTTTTTTTTAATATGTGTCAATTTTGAAAAAACTATTTTTAGAGCCTCATCCGTATTGAAAATTTTACCTTCTAACTGCGTCTCTGTGGCAAAGTTTAGAAGTTCCCCGATCCATGGG
This genomic interval from Candidatus Endomicrobiellum trichonymphae contains the following:
- a CDS encoding DUF5679 domain-containing protein, translated to MAEARCMKCKKQVEVKDPQDVVMKNGIKAVSGVCPHCSTKVFKIVGKK